One genomic window of Nisaea sp. includes the following:
- a CDS encoding prolyl-tRNA synthetase associated domain-containing protein: MSESESVSANGQSGPRTPEELLAHLDGLELGYELHRHPPLFTVEDSKALRGELSGGHCKNLFLRDRKGKMWLVVTLEDRPVDLKQLGATLGGARLSFGSPDRLMTHLGVIPGAVSPYALFNDVGRDVTVVLDKEMLTFDPLNYHPLSNEMTIAVSPDSLVAFLRNLGYEPEILDLAALA, translated from the coding sequence ATGTCCGAGAGTGAATCAGTCTCCGCCAATGGGCAATCTGGCCCAAGGACACCGGAAGAACTGCTCGCCCATCTTGACGGGTTGGAGCTCGGCTACGAATTGCATCGTCATCCGCCTCTGTTCACCGTGGAAGACAGCAAGGCGCTGCGTGGAGAGCTTTCGGGCGGCCATTGCAAGAACCTGTTTCTGCGAGACCGGAAAGGGAAGATGTGGCTTGTCGTGACGCTGGAGGATCGGCCAGTCGATCTGAAGCAGCTCGGGGCCACTCTTGGCGGCGCTCGTCTGTCCTTCGGCAGCCCTGACCGGTTGATGACGCATCTCGGTGTGATCCCGGGGGCCGTTTCACCCTATGCCCTGTTCAATGACGTGGGGCGGGATGTCACGGTGGTGCTCGACAAGGAAATGCTGACGTTTGACCCGCTCAATTACCACCCGCTCTCCAATGAAATGACAATCGCGGTCTCACCCGACTCGCTTGTGGCATTCCTCAGGAATCTTGGATACGAGCCCGAAATTCTCGACCTCGCGGCTCTGGCCTGA